The genomic region TCGTGCCCGACCTGCGCGTCTGGCTCCTGAATGTCGATATGAGGGTAGGTGTCGGAGCGGGAGCGGTCATCGAGGATGAGGGCGTCGCAGCGGACGCTGTTCCTCACCCGAAGGGCTCCGGATCGGACGCGGACAAGTCCCCGATAGCTGGTCCGCCCTCCGCTATGGCTAATGGACTTGGAAACGACGTGGGAATAGGTGTCGGGCGCAAGGTGAATCACCTTGGCGCCGGCGTCAATCTGTTGCCCCTTGCCGGCCATAGCCATGGAAAGGATCTCTGCACGCGCGCCACGCCCCTTGAGGATCGCCGCCGGATACTTCATGGTCACCTTGCTTCCGATATTTCCGTCCACCCATTCCATTGTAGCCTCCTGGTCGACCAAGGCTCGCTTGGTAACCAGATTGTAGACGTTGGTCGACCAGTTCTGGATGGTCGTGTAGCGAACACGGGCACCCCGTCTGACGATGATCTCCACGACCGCGGCGTGTAGGGAGTCCTCGGAATAGATTGGGGCCGTACAGCCTTCGATGTAGTGAAGGAAACTCCCCTCATCGGCGATGATGAGGGTCCGCTCGAATTGCCCCATGGCTTTGGTATTGATTCGAAAATAGGCCTGAAGGGGAACGTCAACCTGAACCCCTTTCGGCACGTAGATGAAGCTCCCACCGCTCCACACGGCGGTATTCAGAGCCGCGAACTTGTTGTCCTCGGCAGGGACGACGCTACCGAAGTACTCGCGCACGAGATCAGGAAACTCTCTGAGCCCGGAGTCCATGTCGAGGAAGACCACTCCCTGACGTTTCAAGCTTTCGCGGAGGCTATGGTAAACCATCTCGGACTCGTACTGGGCTCCGAGCCCAGCCAGGAAACGCTTTTCTGCTTCCGGGATACCGAGACGGTCGAAGGTCCGGCGGATCTCCTCAGGCAGATCCTCCCAGGATCGACCCGGCCGGTCCGTCGGACGCACGTAGTAGTGGATGGCGTCAAAGTCCACGCCCGAAAGGTCAGCGCCCCAGGTAGGCACGGGCTTTTGGAGAAAGATCTCGTAGGCACGCAAGCGGATCTCCCGCATCCATTGGGGTTCGCCCTTCAGAGAAGAGATCTCCTCTACCACAGTCCTTGTAAGACCCCTTGGCGCCTTGTAGACGTACTGTTCCGGATCGTGGAATCCGTATCGGTATTCCCCGACCGCAAGCTGCTCGGCAGACCTCACTCCCACGCTCACACCTCCACGGACTCGTAACTTGCCAGAAATGGCTCGTAGCCGGACCGCTCCACCTCGACCGCAAGCTCCGGTCCGCCTGACTGAATGATCCTGCCCGCAGCCATGATGTGGACGAAGTCCGGCTGGAGATGCTCCAGGATCCGGTGGTAATGGGTGATGATCAGGATTCCGGCACCCGCTTCCGCGGCTTGGCGGATGGCTTTGGCCACCACGCGCAAGGCGTCCACGTCCAGGCCGGAGTCGATCTCGTCCAGAAGGGCGATCCTGGGACGCAACAGCGCCATCTGGAGGATTTCGCTCCGCTTCTTTTCGCCCCCAGAGAAACCCTCGTTCAGATATCGCTCCGCGACGTCGGGGTCCATCTCCAGATACTCGAGCTGATCGTGCAACAGGCGATAGAAGTCCAGGGGCCGCAACGGCTCTTCGCGCACCGCGTTCACCGCTGAACGCAGGAAGTTGGCGACCGAGACCCCCGGCACTTCCACCGGATACTGGAAGGCGAGAAACAGACCTCGCTTAGCCCTCTCGTGGACCGGCAAGGTGCGGATGTCCTCGCCAAACAATCGAATCTCTCCCGCCAGGATGCGGTAACCGGGATGACCCATCAGGACCTTTGCCAGCGTGCTCTTGCCGGAGCCATTTGGCCCCATCAGGGCGTGGATCTCAGCCTGATGGAGAGCGAGGTTCACCCCTTGAAGGATTTCCACGTCGTGAGTTCCCGCACGCAGATCCCGAACCCACAGATGCGGCATGGTCTCCATGTTCCACGACTCCTTGTGGCTAATCTTCCAGGATGATTCGGACTTCTTCTATCCGATTTAACCTACTACCTTGCGCCGACAAATGCAAGCGCTTTTTTCGCTCGCCCTGGGCCTCACCCCCGCTTCTCCAAAGCCCACCCACTCCTGCCCCTGTACGCGCGCCCCATTGCCTCCGCCGGTCCTTGCCCCGGTCTTTGGTCAACCCCCGCCCTCCGACAGGCCCCTCATCGCCTACGCCTTTCACCAGAATCCGGCAAGTAAGACCACGTCCCCCAGGCTTAGGTCTCCCCATCGGGTCGCTCCGGCCTCAGGGGTACAGGGCACGACAGTCTCGGGGTCGGGTAGCCCCGGTTGCCCTCGAACGCGTCAGGCGGCGCGGAACCAGGCGTGCATTCCGGCCGTATACCGCCGTGAACGGCGTGATAGTGTGTCCGGGAGCCGAGTTTCCGGCGACACGAAAGACTCAGCTTCCTCGACTCTCCCCAGGGTAACTCATGGACAGATGGCCCCCGGTTGGGCAGACGCTTCAGCAAGCCGCTGCATTGGTGGCCCTTGCCGTGGTTCTGGGACTGGTGGTGAACGGTCTCCATCCTCGGGGGGTTCATCTGGTGACGAAGAAGGGCCCGGTCGGTGCAGGGCTTGACGAAGAGCCTGTTTTGCGAGCGCTGACCGACTCGTCGTTCAACCCCACCTCACCGTTAATCGTGAACCGCGAGACGATGCAGCGACTCCTCTCCATCCCGGGCACCAGGCTCTTGGACGCGCGCGCTCCGGAGGATTTTCGCCGTGGCCATCTTCCGGGCGCTGAGAATCTCCCCTACGAGGAGTTCTTCAAGTACGCCGCGATGCTTGCGGGAATGTCCCGTCATACGTGGATCGTGTGCTATTGTGACGGCCCCCCCTGCGACCTCGCCGAGAAGCTTGCAGGCGAGCTCTTCGTCGCAGGCTTCACGCGCGTTGCGGTGTACCGCGGCGGGCTGAAGGATTGGAGGAAATCAGGAGGTCAGATTGTGGCGGCCCCCTTCTAAGATCCGCGACCGATCGTGGCTCGAACTGGCGGCGCGGTGGCTGGTGGGTCTGACGTTCCTCTACGCGGGCCTCGGCAAGTTCGGCGACCTCTCCCTTTTTGCAGAGCAGATCGCTGCTTACGGCCTCTTGCCTTCCCTCGGGAACAAGGCGCTTGCAGTGGTACTTCCGCCCCTCGAGGTACTGTGTGGGGTGTCCCTGTTGCTGGGTTGGTGGGTGGAGGGCGCTTCGGCCCTGGCCGCGCTCTGTCTGCTGATGTTCATGGTCGCCCTGGCCTCCGCGATGGCGCGGGGCCTGAGGATCGATTGCGGCTGCTTCAGCCTGGCGAAAAGCCACGCCGTGAGCTTCTGGCGCCTGG from candidate division KSB1 bacterium harbors:
- a CDS encoding rhodanese-like domain-containing protein translates to MDRWPPVGQTLQQAAALVALAVVLGLVVNGLHPRGVHLVTKKGPVGAGLDEEPVLRALTDSSFNPTSPLIVNRETMQRLLSIPGTRLLDARAPEDFRRGHLPGAENLPYEEFFKYAAMLAGMSRHTWIVCYCDGPPCDLAEKLAGELFVAGFTRVAVYRGGLKDWRKSGGQIVAAPF
- the sufC gene encoding Fe-S cluster assembly ATPase SufC, whose product is MPHLWVRDLRAGTHDVEILQGVNLALHQAEIHALMGPNGSGKSTLAKVLMGHPGYRILAGEIRLFGEDIRTLPVHERAKRGLFLAFQYPVEVPGVSVANFLRSAVNAVREEPLRPLDFYRLLHDQLEYLEMDPDVAERYLNEGFSGGEKKRSEILQMALLRPRIALLDEIDSGLDVDALRVVAKAIRQAAEAGAGILIITHYHRILEHLQPDFVHIMAAGRIIQSGGPELAVEVERSGYEPFLASYESVEV
- a CDS encoding DoxX family membrane protein, with protein sequence MWRPPSKIRDRSWLELAARWLVGLTFLYAGLGKFGDLSLFAEQIAAYGLLPSLGNKALAVVLPPLEVLCGVSLLLGWWVEGASALAALCLLMFMVALASAMARGLRIDCGCFSLAKSHAVSFWRLAEDFVLFGAAVYVWMANSLRRPAAR
- the sufB gene encoding Fe-S cluster assembly protein SufB; the protein is MRSAEQLAVGEYRYGFHDPEQYVYKAPRGLTRTVVEEISSLKGEPQWMREIRLRAYEIFLQKPVPTWGADLSGVDFDAIHYYVRPTDRPGRSWEDLPEEIRRTFDRLGIPEAEKRFLAGLGAQYESEMVYHSLRESLKRQGVVFLDMDSGLREFPDLVREYFGSVVPAEDNKFAALNTAVWSGGSFIYVPKGVQVDVPLQAYFRINTKAMGQFERTLIIADEGSFLHYIEGCTAPIYSEDSLHAAVVEIIVRRGARVRYTTIQNWSTNVYNLVTKRALVDQEATMEWVDGNIGSKVTMKYPAAILKGRGARAEILSMAMAGKGQQIDAGAKVIHLAPDTYSHVVSKSISHSGGRTSYRGLVRVRSGALRVRNSVRCDALILDDRSRSDTYPHIDIQEPDAQVGHEATASRIGEEQLFYLMSRGLRESDAAALVVRGFIEPVLEELPMEYAVELNRLIELQMEGAIG